From Ochotona princeps isolate mOchPri1 chromosome X, mOchPri1.hap1, whole genome shotgun sequence, one genomic window encodes:
- the EIF1AX gene encoding eukaryotic translation initiation factor 1A, X-chromosomal — MPKNKGKGGKNRRRGKNENESEKRELVFKEDGQEYAQVIKMLGNGRLEAMCFDGVKRLCHIRGKLRKKVWINTSDIILVGLRDYQDNKADVILKYNADEARSLKAYGELPEHAKINETDTFGPGDDDEIQFDDIGDDDEDIDDI, encoded by the exons ATGCCGAAGAATAAAG GTAAAGGAGGTAAAAACAGACGCAGAGGtaagaatgaaaatgaatctgaaaaaagaGAACTGGTGTTCAAAGAGGATGGACAAG AGTATGCTCAAGTAATCAAAATGTTGGGGAATGGAAGATTAGAAGCAATGTGTTTTGATGGTGTAAAGAGGTTGTGTCACATCAGAGGGAAATTGAGAAAAAAG GTTTGGATAAATACCTCAGACATTATATTGGTTGGCCTCCGAGACTATCAG GACAACAAGGCTGATGTAATTTTAAAGTACAATGCAGatgaagccagaagtctgaaaGCGTATGGCGAGCTGCCAGAGCACG CGAAAATCAACGAAACTGATACATTTGGTCCCGGAGATGATGATGAAATCCAGTTTGATGACATTGGAGATGATGATGAAGATATTGATGAT